One Fusarium falciforme chromosome 1, complete sequence genomic window carries:
- a CDS encoding Aminotran-1-2 domain-containing protein, translated as MTSVSNSRSPREFPRPAQRVAKQPEDVWSMINNAAAQSPVQPVVNMGQGFFGYNPPEFILNAAKNALDRVDANQYSPAKGRQSLRNALASHYSKSLERDLNPDTEVVITTGANEGILSAFMAFVEEGDEVIVFEPYFDQYISNIRMAGGVVRYVPLSPPADGDTETSSSGDWKLDMEKLKSTFSPKARMLVLNSPHNPVGKVFSTEELSAIGKLCVEHNTIIIADDVYDSLTYVPSKRMATLSPEIWNLTLTVGSAGKTFYATGWRIGFLIGPEHLVKYVAAAHMRICYSSPSPLQEACASAYQLAEGVGFWEKSRDEMQGKIKRFVQVLDELGLPYTDPQGGYFVLVNFSRLKFPEGYAFPSSVASRPRDFKLSWFLITELGLAAIPPSEFYLPENSHVAENFLRFAICKEDSVLEDAKERLRGLKKYLG; from the exons ATGACTTCAGTTTCAAACAGTAGATCTCCGAGGGAGTTCCCACGGCCGGCACAGCGGGTGGCCAAGCAACCCGAAGATGTCTG GTCCATGATCAACAATGCCGCCGCACAGTCACCC GTCCAACCTGTCGTCAACATGGGACAGGGCTTCTT TGGCTATAACCCCCCTGAATTCATATTAAATGCTGCCAAGAATGCTCTTGATCGAGTCGACGCCAATCAATACTCCCCAGCCAAGGGCCGACAAAGCCTCAGGAACGCACTCGCCTCGCACTACTCCAAGAGCCTGGAGCGAGACCTCAACCCAGACACCGAGGTAGTTATCACCACTGGCGCAAACGAAGGCATACTCAGCGCCTTTATGGCATTCGTCGAAGAGGGGGACGAGGTGATTGTGTTTGAACCGTACTTTGATCAGTACATCAGCAATATCCGCATGGCTGGTGGCGTCGTTCGATATGTGCCCCTGAGCCCCCCAGCAGACGGGGACACGGAGACCTCGTCTTCAGGGGATTGGAAGCTGGACatggagaagctgaagagTACATTCAGCCCAAAGGCACGGATGCTGGTGCTCAACTCTCCCCATAATCCCGTGGGAAAAGTCTTCTCGACTGAAGAGCTGAGCGCCATCGGCAAGCTGTGCGTTGAgcacaacaccatcatcatcgccgacgATGTCTACGACAGCTTGACGTACGTTCCCTCAAAGCGCATGGCCACGCTCTCACCCGAGATTTGGAACCTCACCCTCACGGTGGGCTCCGCGGGCAAGACTTTTTACGCCACGGGTTGGAGGATAGGATTCCTCATCGGTCCGGAGCATCTAGTCAAGTACGTCGCCGCGGCACACATGCGAATCTGCTACTCGAGTCCGAGTCCGCTCCAAGAGGCCTGTGCTTCGGCTTACCAGCTGGCTGAGGGGGTGGGATTCTGGGAGAAGTCGCGGGACGAGATGCAGGGCAAGATTAAACGCTTCGTCCAGGTTCTCGACGAGCTGGGCCTGCCATACACAGACCCCCAGGGGGGTTACTTTGTCCTTGTCAACTTTTCGAGACTGAAGTTCCCAGAGGGCTATGCGTTCCCTAGCAGTGTTGCATCTCGGCCGCGAGATTTCAAGTTGAGCTGGTTTCTCATCACGGAACTCGGGTTGGCAGCGATCCCACCGAGTGAGTTCTACCTCCCGGAGAACTCGCACGTAGCCGAGAACTTTTTGCGATTTGCCATCTGTAAGGAGGACAGTGTTCTCGAAGATGCCAAGGAGAGACTTAGAGGGTTGAAGAAGTATCTTGGATAA